A genomic region of Arachis hypogaea cultivar Tifrunner chromosome 5, arahy.Tifrunner.gnm2.J5K5, whole genome shotgun sequence contains the following coding sequences:
- the LOC112802629 gene encoding uncharacterized protein — translation MAKVPLLILVFSLSLNFTLLGLVLGQDDPWKSVLDQASKSGLSQDKVNDALSGVSANKGSWDTLGDGDLGDWVQQISDLGTGMGSTSTASSPSDSTTLDIDDDVDDTFKIKPSASNAPQKAPTSAPVSAGRTSPTAAPTKAPEWAPSQSPGASPPTA, via the exons ATGGCGAAGGTACCATTATTGATTTTGGTATTCTCATTGTCATTGAATTTTACATTGTTAGGTTTAGTTTTAGGACAGGATGATCCATGGAAGAGTGTATTAGACCAAGCAAGCAAGTCTGGTCTATCTCAAGACAAAGTTAATGACGCTCTTAGTGGTGTATCTGCAAATAAGGGTTCTTGGGATACATTAGGTGATGGAGATTTGGGGGATTGGGTTCAACAAatcag TGATTTAGGAACTGGGATGGGAAGTACTTCAACAGCATCTTCACCTAGTGATTCTACAACATTAGATATTGATGACGATGTTGATGACACATTTAAAATTAAACCCTCAGCTTCAAATGCACCTCAAAAAGCACCAACAAGTGCACCTGTATCTGCAGGGAGAACATCACCAACAGCTGCACCAACAAAGGCACCTGAATGGGCACCATCGCAATCTCCCGGTGCATCACCTCCCACAGCTTAA